GCGCGCCGCGCGCCGGAGAAGCCCGGGACGGGCGTCGTCTTCGTGACGCCGATCAAGAGCGCGAAGGCGTTGGCCGCGGCGAAGAAGGCCGGCTTCAAGAAGACGCCGACGCTGCACACCGTGCGCGTCGAGGGCCCGGACAAGGCGGGACAGGGCGCGCGGATCACCGCCGCGCTCGCGTCGGCCGGCGTCAACCTGCGCGGCTTCTCCGCCGCGGCGATCGGCAAGCGCTTCGTGGCGCACATCGCCGTCGACACGAATGCGGCGGCGGTGAAGGCCATGAAGGTGGTGGCGAAGCTCTAGATGCGATCGGATCCGTGGCGCGACGGGGGACCGGGCGGGAGCGCCGCGTCCCCCGTCGCGCTTTTGCCGTGAGGTCAGCGGCTGCCCCCGGGGCGGCAGAAAAGGTGGGTGCATGAAATTGTACGTGGGCAATCTGCCCTTCTCGGCGTCCGCGGAGGACGTGCGCGCGCTCTTCGAACAGGCCGGGGCGGTCAGCGCGTGCGAGTTGGTCACGGACAGGTTCACCGGCCAGTCCCGCGGGTTCGCGTTCGTCGAGATGGGTTCGCCCGAGGAGGGCGCCCAGGCGATCCAGCGCTTCAACGACCACGAGGTGGACGGCCGGCGCATGGTCGTCAACGAGGCGCGGCCGCGCGAGGCGCGCGCCGGCGGCCCCCGGGGCGGGTTCGGCGGCGGAGGCGGCGGCTACCGGCCGGCTCCCTCGGGCGGCTACGGCGGCGCTCCGGCGTCCCAGGGCGGTTTCGGCGACGGCTCCCCGACCTTCGCCCCTCCCGGCGGAGGGGGCGCCCCCGGCGGTTTCGGGGCAAAGCGCAAGTCGGGCAAGGGCAGCCGGCGGAACGCGCGCGCCGCCAAGCGCGACCGCAAAGCCTTCTGGTAGCCGGGCGCCGATAAGGGCCCGTCTGCGGCGTTGGACCGCGCCCTTCGTCACTGCGGCGTACCAACTGTACGCCTCATTCCTCAGGGCTTGTCCGCCTTGCATCCGGACCCTTCTCGGCGCCCGGCTGCATTTGCCCAAAGAATCAGAATGTCTGTCGCGTCCTAGCCCGGATTAT
The bacterium genome window above contains:
- a CDS encoding amino acid-binding protein produces the protein MALKATRVDTWAATIKDQPGGLALKLEALAAAKANLEFVIARRAPEKPGTGVVFVTPIKSAKALAAAKKAGFKKTPTLHTVRVEGPDKAGQGARITAALASAGVNLRGFSAAAIGKRFVAHIAVDTNAAAVKAMKVVAKL
- a CDS encoding RNA-binding protein is translated as MKLYVGNLPFSASAEDVRALFEQAGAVSACELVTDRFTGQSRGFAFVEMGSPEEGAQAIQRFNDHEVDGRRMVVNEARPREARAGGPRGGFGGGGGGYRPAPSGGYGGAPASQGGFGDGSPTFAPPGGGGAPGGFGAKRKSGKGSRRNARAAKRDRKAFW